From Triticum urartu cultivar G1812 chromosome 2, Tu2.1, whole genome shotgun sequence, a single genomic window includes:
- the LOC125535901 gene encoding uncharacterized protein LOC125535901, which produces MAPLLLPSSPKTSQQFPNKIQHRHCLLSHITTACPLAGDMRAAPATASRAAAFPTPADVALAGALLCLADSPPAPLLPTLSDELPSYSGSSSSYSVTSARSCVSDAARRSRPIDPLRVLAVIASLRRVDPKVLAQATSKLFQGEPAKRRKGIWIEISNCEEGEESERGSVVASEGSTITGAASSRSTATSGRCRRPPLASGGGDALLRRADSIMKWLSRPKAWPATETAIRAAVGDNAVTSKALRWLLKQKRGLRRAGTGGRPDPYVYMIAG; this is translated from the exons ATGGCACCGCTACTGCTACCATCCTCCCCCAAAACTTCTCAACAATTCCCCAACAAAATCCAGCACCGCCACTGCCTCCTCTCCCACATCACCACGGCCTGCCCCCTTGCCGGCGACATGAGAGCGGCCCCCGCCACCGCGTCCCGCGCCGCGGCCTTCCCCACCCCCGCCGACGTCGCCCTCGCCGGCGCGCTGCTCTGCCTCGCCGACTCCCCGCCCGCGCCGCTCCTCCCCACCCTCAG CGACGAGCTCCCCTCCTActccggctcctcctcctcctactccGTCACCTCGGCGAGGTCGTGCGTGTCCGACGCGGCGCGCCGCAGCCGCCCCATCGACCCCCTCCGCGTGCTCGCCGTCATCGCCTCCCTCCGCCGCGTCGACCCCAAG GTGCTGGCGCAGGCGACCAGCAAGCTGTTCCAGGGCGAGCCGGCGAAGAGGCGGAAGGGAATTTGGATCGAGATCAGCAACTGCGAGGAGGGGGAGGAGAGCGAGAGGGGCAGCGTGGTGGCCAGCGAGGGGAGCACCATCACGGGAGCCGCGTCCTCCCGGTCCACGGCCACGTCGGGGAGATGCCGCCGACCTCCGCTGGCGAGCGGTGGTGGTGACGCTCTGCTGCGGAGAGCGGACTCGATCATGAAGTGGCTCTCACGGCCGAAGGCTTGGCCGGCCACGGAGACGGCCATCCGCGCCGCCGTCGGCGACAACGCTGTGACCAGCAAGGCTCTGCGCTG GTTGCTGAAGCAGAAGAGAGGGTTGCGTCGTGCAGGCACTGGTGGCCGCCCGGATCCGTATGTGTACATG ATTGCAGGCTGA
- the LOC125535900 gene encoding beta-glucosidase 26-like, whose amino-acid sequence MRPSAALLLVVVLAVVAAHLLPLAQCDGPNPEIRNTGGLSRQGFPAGFVFGTAASAYQVEGMARQGGRGPSIWDAFAAIPGTIAGNGSADVTVDEYHRYKEDVGIMKDMGFDAYRFSISWSRIFPDGTGKVNQEGVDYYNRLIDYMLQQGIAPYANLYHYDLPLALHQQYLGWLSPKIVGAFADYAEFCFKVFGDRVKNWFTFNEPRVVAALGYDNGLHAPGRCTKCPAGGDSRTEPYIATHNIILSHAAAVQLYREKYQPHQKGRIGILLDFVWYEPHSDSNADQAAAQRARDFHIGWFLDPITNGCYPSSMLKIVGNRLPGFSADEARMVKGSIDYVGINQYTSYYMKDPGAWNQTPVSYQDDWHVGFVYERNGVPIGPRANSDWLYIVPWGMNKAVTYVKERYGNPTMILSENGMDQPGNVSIADGVHDTIRIRYYRDYITELKKAIDNGARVVGYFAWSLLDNFEWRLGYTARFGIVYVDFNTLKRYPKDSALWFKNMLSEKKRS is encoded by the exons ATGAGGCCCTCCGCGGCACTGCTGCTGGTGGTAGTGCTAGCGGTAGTGGCCGCTCACCTGCTGCCGCTGGCGCAATGCGACGGGCCCAACCCGGAGATCCGCAACACCGGCGGGCTGAGCCGGCAGGGCTTCCCGGCGGGGTTCGTGTTCGGGACGGCCGCGTCGGCGTACCAGGTGGAGGGCATGGCGAGGCAGGGCGGGCGCGGGCCCAGCATCTGGGACGCCTTCGCGGCCATACCGGGGACCATCGCCGGCAATGGCTCCGCCGACGTGACGGTCGACGAGTACCATAGGTACAAG GAGGATGTGGGCATAATGAAGGACATGGGATTCGACGCGTACCGGTTCTCGATCTCCTGGTCCAGGATTTTCCCAG ATGGGACTGGGAAGGTGAACCAAGAAGGAGTGGACTACTACAACAGGCTCATAGACTACATGCTCCAGCAAG GCATCGCCCCGTATGCAAACCTCTACCACTATGACCTCCCGCTGGCGCTCCACCAGCAGTACCTAGGCTGGCTGAGCCCAAAGATTGT GGGCGCGTTTGCGGACTATGCCGAGTTCTGCTTCAAGGTGTTCGGAGACAGGGTGAAGAACTGGTTCACCTTCAACGAGCCGAGGGTCGTCGCCGCGCTGGGGTACGACAATGGCCTCCATGCGCCGGGGAGGTGCACCAAGTGCCCTGCAGGAGGCGACTCCAGGACGGAGCCGTACATTGCCACGCACAATATCATCCTTTCGCACGCCGCAGCGGTGCAGCTATACCGTGAGAAGTATCAG CCTCACCAAAAGGGGAGGATTGGAATTCTCTTGGATTTCGTGTGGTACGAACCTCACAGCGACAGCAATGCGGATCAAGCTGCGGCGCAGAGGGCAAGGGACTTCCACATTGGATG GTTCCTTGACCCCATAACCAATGGATGCTATCCATCGTCGATGCTCAAGATTGTCGGGAACAGGTTGCCGGGCTTCAGTGCCGACGAGGCCAGGATGGTGAAAGGCTCCATTGACTATGTTGGTATCAACCAATACACTTCTTACTACATGAAGGACCCTGGGGCGTGGAACCAGACGCCGGTCAGTTACCAGGATGATTGGCATGTTGGATTTGTCT ATGAACGAAATGGTGTGCCTATTGGACCTCGT GCAAACTCCGACTGGCTTTACATTGTGCCATGGGGAATGAACAAGGCTGTGACCTATGTTAAAGAAAGATATGGAAATCCTACGATGATACTTTCTGAAAACG GAATGGACCAGCCGGGCAACGTCAGCATCGCTGACGGTGTTCACGACACAATCAGGATCCGGTACTACAGAGACTACATAACCGAGCTCAAGAAGGCGATAGACAATGGCGCCCGAGTGGTTGGATACTTTGCTTGGTCTCTGCTTGACAACTTCGAGTGGAGACTCGGCTACACTGCCCGTTTCGGCATCGTCTACGTGGACTTCAATACTCTGAAGAGGTACCCCAAGGACTCAGCCTTGTGGTTCAAGAACATGCTCTCTGAGAAGAAGAGGAGCTAG